The segment AGTTTATAAAATAAGATTCTGGTATTTTTTTCATGTTATTTTTTTTGACTTATTTTTTCATGTTTTTTTTAGATTATTTCAAAATTCTGGTTTATTTTTTTTTGCATAAAAAAAAAGTTGATTTCTTTTATGATGTAACTATTGGCATATCTACAATTTTTTTTTAATTATTCCTAGTGAATTAATGGTTATTTTTTTTTGGAAATTTGTAATTTTTTTTATTATTTCTTTTTTTTCTTTTTAATTGTATTATGGAAAATATGGGTTCTATTTTTCCCGTATTATTAATAATAATTTTTATACTTTTTTCTACTTTTTTTAAAATAGTCTAATTAATATTTTTAAGCTTTAAGTTATTAAAAAGTATTGATATTTTAGTATTTGAAAATAAGATGTTAGGTTAAATTAAATTAATAAAAGAGTTTTTAAAAATAGTTTCATAAAGGGTGGATAGTTTATTTCTAAAAAGAGATTATGGAAATAGGAGGGTATATTTTCCTATTGTCTTTGTTCTTCTTTTTCTTTTAGGGATTTGATGAATGCTTCTTTTTTAGGTCCAACTAGTGCATGTTCAAGTACATCTGTTAGTGTATGTACAGGTACAATTTCGATTTGATCTACGTATTTTTTATCAATTAATACATCATTTACATTTGATGCAGGTATTAATACTTTTTTAATTCCTGATTCTGCTGCTGCTTCTATTTTATAGGTTGCTCCACCTATTGGTAGTACTGTTCCACGTACACTTAGTGATCCTGTTAGTGCCATTGTTTGATCAATTGGTATATCTTCTATTGCTGATATTATTGCTGTTGCCATTGATACACTTGCTGAATCTCCTTCTACTCCGTCATATGATTGTACAAATTGTATGTGTATATCGTAGTTTGATATGTCTGTTCCAATACTTTTTTTGATGATAGCACCTACGTTTTGTACTGCTTCTTTTGCTATGTCTCCAAGTTTTCCTGCTGCTATTATTTTACCTTCTTCTTTACTCTGGGATGGTGCAGCTTCTGCAGCTATTGGTAGTACAATTCCACTTGAATTTCCAATTACAGCAAGTCCATTGATACATCCTATTTTTGATCCTTCATTTGAATATACACTGTATTCTTTTCTTTGTTTTATGTATCTGTCTGCTATTTGTTGTTCTAGTGATCTTGCCTGTTTTTTAGCTTCAAATACATGATCTGGAGTTACTTCATTTGCACCTTCTTCTATTGCTATATCTCCTGCTGCACGTACAAGTCCACCAAGGTCACGTAGTTTTAGTGTAAGTGTGTCTTTTTTACCTGCACGTCTTTGTGCTTCTTTAATTATTTCAGCAACTGCTTCTTTTGAGAAGTGTGGTATTCTTCCATCGTTTTTTACTTCTTGTGCTACGAATTGTGATAGTTTTTTACGATTTTCTGGTGTATCTTCCATTGAATCTTTCATGAAGATTTCATATCCATATCCTCTGATTCTTGATCTTAGTGCAATGTGCATACCATCAAGTACTTCAAGGTTTCCTGATGCTACTAATACAAAATCACATGGTACAGCATCTGTTCTTACCATTGCTCCACTACTTGTATCACTTTGTCCTGTGATTTGGAGTTTATGTTCTTGCATTGCTGTTAGGAGTTCTTGTTGTGTTTTCATATCCATAGTTCCGATTTCGTCTATGTAGAGTACTCCTTTGTTTGCTCTGTGTATCATTCCACTTTCAACACGTTCATGTGCTGGTGTTCCAAGTCCTCCTGATTGGTATGGGTCGTGTCTTACATCACCAAGTAATGCTCCTGCATGTGCTCCTGTTGCATCAATAAATGGTGCTACTTTTTTATTTTCACTGTTAACTAGGAGTTTTGGTGCAAGTTGTTGATTTTTTGGTTTTATTTGGTATAATGCGAAGAATACTATTCCTACTGCTATTATTGCTGTTAAAAATTGGTTTGTGATAAATCCTATTACCATTATTAGTGCTATTATTGCTATTGTTAGTGTGTTTTTTCTAGATTCTTGTTTTTTAAATTGTTCTTTTGAGTTTTGTACGATTTTTTTTCCTTGTCCTGCTGGCATTACTCCAACTAGTGGATTGTTTGGATTTTCAACATTTGGATATATTAGTATGTCTTGGAGATCTTCAGGTGGGAGTAGTTCTGCCATTGCTTTGGCTATCATTGATTTTCCTATTCCTGGTTCTCCTATGAGTAGTACGTTTCTTCTTTGTTTTGCTGCTTTTTTAATTGTTTCTACTGCATCTTCTTGTCCAATAATTTGATCAATTAGCATTGGGGGAATGTCTATGTTTTGTGTGTCGTTGTATTCATCAGGATCTATTACTGATACAACATGTTCTTTTATGTCTATTTCATCGCTGTTTTCA is part of the Methanosphaera cuniculi genome and harbors:
- the lonB gene encoding ATP-dependent protease LonB, translating into MLIDQIIGQEDAVETIKKAAKQRRNVLLIGEPGIGKSMIAKAMAELLPPEDLQDILIYPNVENPNNPLVGVMPAGQGKKIVQNSKEQFKKQESRKNTLTIAIIALIMVIGFITNQFLTAIIAVGIVFFALYQIKPKNQQLAPKLLVNSENKKVAPFIDATGAHAGALLGDVRHDPYQSGGLGTPAHERVESGMIHRANKGVLYIDEIGTMDMKTQQELLTAMQEHKLQITGQSDTSSGAMVRTDAVPCDFVLVASGNLEVLDGMHIALRSRIRGYGYEIFMKDSMEDTPENRKKLSQFVAQEVKNDGRIPHFSKEAVAEIIKEAQRRAGKKDTLTLKLRDLGGLVRAAGDIAIEEGANEVTPDHVFEAKKQARSLEQQIADRYIKQRKEYSVYSNEGSKIGCINGLAVIGNSSGIVLPIAAEAAPSQSKEEGKIIAAGKLGDIAKEAVQNVGAIIKKSIGTDISNYDIHIQFVQSYDGVEGDSASVSMATAIISAIEDIPIDQTMALTGSLSVRGTVLPIGGATYKIEAAAESGIKKVLIPASNVNDVLIDKKYVDQIEIVPVHTLTDVLEHALVGPKKEAFIKSLKEKEEQRQ